The DNA region ACCAACATTGTCATAGGCAGTTTCTCCTGCCGCATAAGCCTCTCCCCAAGAATTGGTAGTAAAATCATCCACTACGGCTTTACCATTTGAATCAAGGCCATTATAAAAGCCTCTTTTATATCTTGACTGAGTTTCGGGGAGAGATTTAACCCATGAAGTGAGATATTTTGCACTCAAATTTACTTCAACACTACCTTCCTTACCTTTCTTTGTAGTAATAAGAACAACCCCGGCCGCTGCACGAGAGCCGTAAAGAGCTGATGCAGCAGGTCCTTTAAGAATTGACATATTCTCAATATCTTCCGGGTTAATATCCATAACACGATTAGAACCTGTTGTGGCTGAAGCTTTCATTCCATCGTATGCAGAGTTGCCTATTATTGAAGTTGAATTATCATAGATAACACCATCAACAACGAACAAGGGTTGATTGTCACGTTCAAGTGATGTTCCACCGCGAAGAATAATCTGAGAACCTGCACCAGCTGCACCTGAGGTTTGCGTAATCGTTACACCTGCTACTTTACCAGCCAAAGAATTAATAGCATTAGTACTTTTGTTCTTCATCAGTTCTTTTGCATTTACATCATCCACTGCGTAGCCCAATGATTTACGTTCCTTCTTGATACCCATCGCAGTTACAACAACTTCACTCAATGTCTGAGTATCATCTTTCAAAGTAACATTATATACACTTCCTGTTCCTACTTTTATTTCAGCCGAAGTATATCCTACGAATGAAATTACTAATGTGTTACCCAGTTGGGCATCCACAAAGAAATTGCCATCAACATTAGTTACAGTACCTGTACCTGCATCTTTCACTAATACACTGGCACCAATGATAGGTTCACCTGTAGTGTCTACAACCTTACCTGTGATTTTCTTTGCTTGTTGAGTACTTTGGGAACTTGTCCAATAATGTCAAGGTATAATAAAGCTTACGGACTCTGCTATGTTCTTTTTATGTTCTTAATAAAGGGCTTGATATTTTACTGTTTATAAGACGACTTGATATTTACTTAATAATGTGTGACAAACAATCAGTCTCACATAAGAATTTTATGTTAGTTATAGTAGGTCATCAACTGAATAAGTTGGCATTTTATTATTGTTCCAATTAATAATCCATTATTAATATTTGGTTTAATTAGCAAAATTAGGTAGTTGTATTTTCAGATTTCAATATTCACTTTCTATCATATTTAATATTTATATGTTGAATTTATATATAGAAAACACAAATGATCTTATATATAGTACCAAATATATAATATCAAATAGAAAGAAAAACTCTTGTTTTTCGTATATTTCATACAATAAAGCCCTATATATTCATACTTTTTAGCCAATATTTAAAAATAGACATCAACTTAGAATTCCATGGAAAAACATTTTTATTACTAAAATAAAAAGATATTCTTTGCTAAAGCATAAAAACAAATATATTAGTATTCATTTACACATTTTTAATACATAACACATGATAAATATTAAATTTATTTATAAATTTGCAAACAAATCCAAATCATAAAGCTTATGAAAAACAATTATTGCTTATCTTTTATGTTGCTTGCATTGTTTGGGATGTCTTCTCCGTATTCAGCTAAGGCGATCAATAGAGAGAGCCTACCAAGTTCCCAAAGTACTTAATTCACAAATCACAAAAATAATTTTACTTTCCTATCGGCTGTATCTTCCTTCTCACATCCTTAGAAATTTCCAGAAACATATAGTTCAATTTACCGGAGTGGATGCCTTCTTTATTTTGCTTATACTTATTATTAGCATATTGCTTAGACTTATCAAATGTGAGACGTGACATCTGATTCTGTGATTTACCCACCATCGTTGAGTCTAGCTTCTCATCCGGAAAGAAATCATCCAGATCCACATCACCAATCA from Bacteroides sp. MSB163 includes:
- a CDS encoding TonB-dependent receptor plug domain-containing protein encodes the protein MKDAGTGTVTNVDGNFFVDAQLGNTLVISFVGYTSAEIKVGTGSVYNVTLKDDTQTLSEVVVTAMGIKKERKSLGYAVDDVNAKELMKNKSTNAINSLAGKVAGVTITQTSGAAGAGSQIILRGGTSLERDNQPLFVVDGVIYDNSTSIIGNSAYDGMKASATTGSNRVMDINPEDIENMSILKGPAASALYGSRAAAGVVLITTKKGKEGSVEVNLSAKYLTSWVKSLPETQSRYKRGFYNGLDSNGKAVVDDFTTNSWGEAYAAGETAYDNVGDFFQNGGAWDTNVSVSGGNKTGNFFLSGSFYDQDGIIPTTGYTKTTFRFNAEQKWKILTFNANVAYSQARTGKTLTSAGLLTHRVQALWLLFMDGLVVMI